In the Flagellimonas sp. MMG031 genome, one interval contains:
- a CDS encoding type II toxin-antitoxin system ParD family antitoxin — protein METVRKSITFTNQQDGWIKLRVQSGDFTNDSEYIRDLVRKDREENMKLAELKAAIDDGLQSGRSSLKISDIITKVDNGEL, from the coding sequence ATGGAAACAGTTAGAAAGTCAATCACTTTTACAAATCAACAAGATGGTTGGATAAAACTTAGGGTTCAATCAGGTGACTTTACCAATGATAGTGAATATATAAGGGATTTGGTAAGAAAGGACCGGGAAGAGAACATGAAACTCGCGGAACTTAAGGCCGCAATTGATGATGGATTGCAAAGTGGCAGAAGTAGTCTCAAAATAAGTGACATTATCACAAAAGTTGATAATGGGGAATTATAA